A window of Mangifera indica cultivar Alphonso chromosome 13, CATAS_Mindica_2.1, whole genome shotgun sequence contains these coding sequences:
- the LOC123193867 gene encoding uncharacterized protein C3F10.06c isoform X1 produces the protein MEGEAKLSIYRAARSIKRRQNSLYNALRSIYEDSVFVGEIHQLWPQLPLLANLRCGLWYSPNFHSTCYFKSTDGHTNNWSFNTSRLNLHVALLAGQKEGCMIVDSTRKGKRFPDSMSKTIPIWTCVLNRSVYNYRNRMCSDGLLLEGESNASEAHMENTREVLVGWDCSLHLPLWVSDTEKAAINDRLDEWVKELDASGADIASLASCLKKPLRPLWISQKSVIWLNEVPDHDSWDFTPIILVSASSPSGVIQQRSTTEYSWNYIPGAGDDEESWARGLTPNLFWSHVYDLINSGPDVCNQKVADIVEKDRVYCAQRGQIAPQVTVKHPKLLGNSTDFSVVNDSVSSNISNCKIDLKSSDEGYVVCWLGSTNLAVGKSQNVAKVCNVDCIVNCDQESIAVCLPNADAYMHLPVVNSKLDRFSLLRNLPSVVNFARLNIGRGKRLLICCHSGEDISICICLAIFISLFNAEGTFDNGKSFSEMPITKLEMRRRLIFICKFATNARPSRGNLKQVFSFLSGGRVDSV, from the exons ATGGAGGGCGAAGCAAAGCTAAGCATATACAGAGCTGCAAGGAGCATAAAGCGAAGACAAAATTCACTGTACAATGCGTTAAGATCCATATATGAGGACTCTGTTTTTGTTGGCGAAATCCACCAGTTATGGCCTCAACTTCCCCTTCTTGCCAACCTTCGTTGCGGTCTCTGGTACTCTCCCAATTTCCACTCCACTTGCTACTTTAAATCCACTGACGGTCACACCAATAATTGGTCCTTCAATACGTCCCGCCTTAATCTCCACGTAGCTCTTCTCGCTG GACAGAAGGAAGGGTGTATGATAGTTGATTCCACAAGGAAAGGAAAGCGCTTTCCGGATAGTATGTCCAAAACGATACCAATTTGGACCTGTGTATTGAATCGTTCTGTTTATAATTATCGTAACAGAATGTGTAGTGATGGTTTACTTTTGGAAGGG GAGTCAAATGCTTCTGAGGCACATATGGAAAACACAAGGGAGGTTTTGGTTGGTTGGGATTGTTCCTTGCATCTTCCTCTCTGGGTCTCAGACACAGAAAAGGCAGCTATAAATGATCGCTTAGATGAATGGGTGAAAGAGTTGGATGCAAGTGGGGCTGATATCGCCTCTCTTGCATCATGCTTAAAGAAACCACTGCGGCCTCTATGGATATCGCAAAAATCTGTCATTTGGTTAAATGAAGTGCCTGACCATGATTCTTGGGACTTCACACCAATCATCCTTGTTTCTGCCTCTTCCCCGAGTGGAGTAATTCAGCAAAGGTCTACCACAGAATATAGCTGGAATTATATACCAGGAGCTGGAGATGATGAAGAAAGCTGGGCGAGGGGTTTAACACCTAATCTTTTCTGGAGTCATGTATATGATCTTATTAACTCAGGGCCAGATGTCTGTAACCAGAAGGTAGCTGATATAGTTGAAAAAGATAGAGTATATTGTGCTCAAAGGGGACAAATTGCTCCCCAGGTCACTGTGAAGCACCCAAAGTTGTTGGGGAACTCAACTGATTTTTCTGTTGTAAATGATTCTGtatcttcaaatatttcaaactgtaaaattgatttgaagtcTTCAGATGAAGGATATGTAGTATGCTGGCTGGGGTCAACAAATCTTGCTGTGGGAAAATCACAAAATG TTGCAAAGGTGTGTAATGTTGATTGCATTGTAAATTGTGATCAAGAGTCTATTGCTGTCTGCCTTCCTAATGCTGATGCATATATGCATCTTCCCGTGGTG AACTCAAAGTTAGACCGGTTTTCATTATTAAGGAATCTTCCATCTGTGGTTAACTTTGCAAGGTTAAATATTGGCAGAGGGAAGAGACTTCTAATTTGCTGTCATAGTG GAGAAGATATTAGTATCTGCATTTGTCTggcaatatttatatcattgttCAATGCAGAAG GAACGTTTGACAATGGGAAATCATTCTCTGAGATGCCCATTACTAAGTTGGAGATGCGGCGCCGACTTATATTTATCTGTAAATTTGCAACGAATGCTCGGCCATCCAGAGGAAATCTGAAGCAAGTTTTTAGTTTCCTAAGTGGTGGAAGAGTAGATTCAGTTTGA
- the LOC123193867 gene encoding uncharacterized protein C3F10.06c isoform X2, whose product MIVDSTRKGKRFPDSMSKTIPIWTCVLNRSVYNYRNRMCSDGLLLEGESNASEAHMENTREVLVGWDCSLHLPLWVSDTEKAAINDRLDEWVKELDASGADIASLASCLKKPLRPLWISQKSVIWLNEVPDHDSWDFTPIILVSASSPSGVIQQRSTTEYSWNYIPGAGDDEESWARGLTPNLFWSHVYDLINSGPDVCNQKVADIVEKDRVYCAQRGQIAPQVTVKHPKLLGNSTDFSVVNDSVSSNISNCKIDLKSSDEGYVVCWLGSTNLAVGKSQNVAKVCNVDCIVNCDQESIAVCLPNADAYMHLPVVNSKLDRFSLLRNLPSVVNFARLNIGRGKRLLICCHSGEDISICICLAIFISLFNAEGTFDNGKSFSEMPITKLEMRRRLIFICKFATNARPSRGNLKQVFSFLSGGRVDSV is encoded by the exons ATGATAGTTGATTCCACAAGGAAAGGAAAGCGCTTTCCGGATAGTATGTCCAAAACGATACCAATTTGGACCTGTGTATTGAATCGTTCTGTTTATAATTATCGTAACAGAATGTGTAGTGATGGTTTACTTTTGGAAGGG GAGTCAAATGCTTCTGAGGCACATATGGAAAACACAAGGGAGGTTTTGGTTGGTTGGGATTGTTCCTTGCATCTTCCTCTCTGGGTCTCAGACACAGAAAAGGCAGCTATAAATGATCGCTTAGATGAATGGGTGAAAGAGTTGGATGCAAGTGGGGCTGATATCGCCTCTCTTGCATCATGCTTAAAGAAACCACTGCGGCCTCTATGGATATCGCAAAAATCTGTCATTTGGTTAAATGAAGTGCCTGACCATGATTCTTGGGACTTCACACCAATCATCCTTGTTTCTGCCTCTTCCCCGAGTGGAGTAATTCAGCAAAGGTCTACCACAGAATATAGCTGGAATTATATACCAGGAGCTGGAGATGATGAAGAAAGCTGGGCGAGGGGTTTAACACCTAATCTTTTCTGGAGTCATGTATATGATCTTATTAACTCAGGGCCAGATGTCTGTAACCAGAAGGTAGCTGATATAGTTGAAAAAGATAGAGTATATTGTGCTCAAAGGGGACAAATTGCTCCCCAGGTCACTGTGAAGCACCCAAAGTTGTTGGGGAACTCAACTGATTTTTCTGTTGTAAATGATTCTGtatcttcaaatatttcaaactgtaaaattgatttgaagtcTTCAGATGAAGGATATGTAGTATGCTGGCTGGGGTCAACAAATCTTGCTGTGGGAAAATCACAAAATG TTGCAAAGGTGTGTAATGTTGATTGCATTGTAAATTGTGATCAAGAGTCTATTGCTGTCTGCCTTCCTAATGCTGATGCATATATGCATCTTCCCGTGGTG AACTCAAAGTTAGACCGGTTTTCATTATTAAGGAATCTTCCATCTGTGGTTAACTTTGCAAGGTTAAATATTGGCAGAGGGAAGAGACTTCTAATTTGCTGTCATAGTG GAGAAGATATTAGTATCTGCATTTGTCTggcaatatttatatcattgttCAATGCAGAAG GAACGTTTGACAATGGGAAATCATTCTCTGAGATGCCCATTACTAAGTTGGAGATGCGGCGCCGACTTATATTTATCTGTAAATTTGCAACGAATGCTCGGCCATCCAGAGGAAATCTGAAGCAAGTTTTTAGTTTCCTAAGTGGTGGAAGAGTAGATTCAGTTTGA
- the LOC123195212 gene encoding putative ABC transporter B family member 8 isoform X1 produces MSEAETGEMRRKESKNNNMAIILRYADGTDFLLMILGTIGAIGDGMSTNCLLVFASRIMNSLGYGKTQNHHNFMDEVEKCSLYFVYLGLAVMVVAFMEGYCWSKTSERQVLKIRFRYLEAVLRQEVGFFDSQEATTSEIINSISKDTSLIQEVLSEKVPIFLMHASVFISGLVFSTYFSWRLSIVAFPLLLLLIIPGMLYGKYLLYLSKKAYKEYAKANTIVEQALSSIKTVYSFTAERRIIDRYSAILDRTTKLGIKQGIAKGLAVGSTGLAFAIWAFLAWYGSRLVMYKGESGGRIYAAGISFVLSGLSLGIALPEVKYFTEASVAATRIFNRIDRIPEIDGEDTEGLVLDKIQGEIEFEHVKFTYPSRPDSIVLQDFNLKVEAGKTVALVGASGSGKSTAIALLQRFYDADDGIVKIDGVDIRNLQLKWVRGKMGLVSQEHALFGTSIKENILFGKLDATMDEVIASAMAANAHNFIRQLPEGYETKVGERGALLSGGQKQRIAIARAIIKNPVILLLDEATSALDSESEKLVQNALDQASMGRTTLVVAHKLSTVRNADLIAVVGNGCIVEIGSHNELINRANGHYAKMAKMQRQFSCDDQELNPETHYSSVARSSGGRLSTSKSSPAVFASPLPVIDSPPKPEFHPPPSFCRLLSLNAPEWKQGLAGSLSAIAFGSVQPIYALTIGGMISAFFAKTHQEMQARIRTYSLIFSSLTLISLVLNLVQHYNFAYMGERLTKRIRIRMLEKILTFEAAWFDEEQNSSGALCSRLSNEASMVKSLVADRVSLLVQTTSAVTIAMILGLAMAWKLAIVMIAVQPLTILCFYTKKVLLSSVSTNFVKAQNHSTQIAAEAVINHRIVTSYCSLEKVLQLFDEAQEEPRKEARKKSWLAGIGMGSAQCLTFMSWALDFWYGGTLVKKGEISAGDVFKTFFILVSTGKVIADAGSMTSDLAKGSTAIASVFKILDRESLIPGSSNAEEGSSGSKLDKVTGKIEMKQVDFAYPSRAENLVLRQFCLEVKPGTSVGLVGRSGCGKSTVIGLIQRFYDVERGSVKIDGVDVRELDLQWHRRHTALVSQEPVIYSGSIRDNILFGKLDASENEVVEAARAANAHEFISSLKDGYNTECGERGVQLSGGQKQRIAIARAIIRNPTILLLDEATSALDVQSEQVVQEALDKIMVGRTTIVVAHRLNTIKKLDSIALVADGKVVERGTYAQLNHMRGAFFHLASLQS; encoded by the exons ATGAGCGAGGCAGAGACAGGAGAGATGAGAAGAAAGGAGAGTAAGAATAATAATATGGCAATAATTTTGAGATATGCTGATGGAACAgattttttgttaatgattttgGGAACTATTGGAGCTATTGGTGATGGGATGTCTACCAACTGTTTACTTGTCTTTGCCAGCCGCATAATGAATAGTTTGGGATATGGTAAAACCCAAAATCATCATAATTTCATGGACGAAGTCGAAAAG TGCAGTTTATATTTTGTGTACTTGGGATTAGCAGTCATGGTGGTGGCTTTCATGG AAGGTTACTGTTGGAGCAAAACCAGCGAGCGTCAGGTTTTGAAGATCCGCTTCAGGTATTTGGAAGCTGTTCTGAGGCAAGAAGTTGGATTTTTTGATTCACAAGAAGCAACGACTTCGGAAATCATAAACAGCATATCAAAAGATACATCTCTCATACAAGAAGTTCTCAGTGAAAAG GTGCCTATATTTCTGATGCACGCTTCTGTGTTCATCTCAGGACTTGTATTCTCCACATACTTTTCATGGAGGTTATCTATAGTAGCCTTTCCACTGCTGCTTCTTCTGATAATCCCTGGAATGCTTTACGGAAAATACCTTCTCTATCTGTCAAAGAAAGCCTACAAGGAGTATGCAAAAGCAAACACCATTGTAGAGCAGGCTTTGAGCTCGATTAAGACAGTGTATTCATTCACAGCTGAGCGGAGAATCATTGACAGATATTCAGCTATATTAGACAGAACAACGAAACTGGGAATTAAACAAGGCATAGCAAAAGGTTTGGCTGTGGGGAGCACGGGGCTAGCTTTTGCAATATGGGCTTTTCTTGCTTGGTATGGCAGTCGTTTGGTGATGTACAAAGGAGAAAGCGGTGGAAGGATCTATGCTGCTGGCATTTCCTTCGTATTGAGCGGACT ATCCCTTGGAATAGCACTTCCTGAAGTGAAGTACTTCACAGAAGCTTCAGTTGCAGCAACACGAATATTCAACAGGATTGATAGAATTCCTGAAATAGATGGTGAAGACACAGAAGGACTTGTATTAGACAAAATTCAAGGGGAAATAGAATTTGAGCATGTCAAATTCACCTACCCTTCTCGTCCTGATTCCATTGTACTGCAAGATTTCAATCTCAAAGTTGAAGCAGGAAAAACTGTGGCTCTTGTTGGGGCAAGTGGAAGTGGAAAATCAACTGCAATTGCACTTTTGCAACGCTTTTATGATGCAGATGATGGAATTGTGAAGATTGATGGTGTAGATATCAGAAACTTACAGTTGAAGTGGGTAAGAGGGAAAATGGGTCTTGTTAGTCAAGAACATGCATTGTTTGGGACATcaataaaggaaaatatattGTTTGGGAAGCTTGATGCCACCATGGATGAAGTCATTGCTTCAGCCATGGCTGCAAATGCTCATAATTTCATAAGACAACTTCCAGAAGGTTATGAAACAAAG GTTGGTGAACGTGGAGCACTTTTATCAGGTGGGCAAAAGCAGCGAATTGCTATTGCTAGAGCCATCATAAAGAACCCTGTGATTCTCCTACTTGATGAAGCAACAAGTGCTCTTGACTCTGAATCTGAAAAATTGGTGCAAAATGCTCTTGATCAAGCCTCTATGGGAAGAACCACACTg GTTGTAGCACATAAACTTTCAACAGTGAGGAATGCAGATCTTATAGCAGTGGTTGGTAATGGTTGCATCGTGGAAATAGGCTCACACAATGAACTCATCAACAGAGCAAATGGCCACTATGCAAAAATGGCAAAAATGCAGAGACAATTCAGTTGTGATGACCAAGAACTAAACCCAGAAACGCATTACTCATCGGTGGCAAGAAGTAGTGGTGGCCGGCTTAGCACATCGAAATCGAGCCCGGCTGTGTTTGCGTCACCATTACCCGTTATTGATAGCCCACCAAAGCCAGAATTTCACCCTCCACCCTCCTTCTGCAGGCTTCTCTCTTTGAATGCCCCCGAATGGAAGCAAGGCCTAGCTGGAAGCCTCTCAGCTATAGCCTTTGGCTCAGTGCAACCTATTTATGCCTTAACAATAGGAGGCATGATTTCAGCTTTCTTCGCAAAAACCCACCAAGAAATGCAAGCTCGAATTCGTACATATTCCttgattttttcttctcttaccTTGATTTCTCTTGTTTTGAATCTTGTTCAACATTACAATTTTGCTTATATGGGAGAGAGGTTAACCAAGAGAATCAGGATAAGAATGCTTGAAAAGATTCTAACATTTGAAGCTGCTTGGTTTGATGAAGAGCAAAATTCCAGTGGGGCCTTGTGTTCAAGATTGAGCAATGAAGCTTCCATGGTTAAGTCCTTGGTTGCAGACAGAGTATCTTTATTGGTTCAAACTACTTCTGCTGTCACCATTGCCATGATTTTGGGGTTAGCTATGGCTTGGAAACTAGCAATAGTTATGATTGCAGTCCAACCACTAACAATTCTGTGTTTCTATACAAAAAAAGTACTGCTCTCAAGTGTTTCAACAAATTTTGTAAAGGCACAAAATCACAGTACTCAAATCGCTGCAGAAGCAGTGATTAATCATAGAATTGTAACTTCATACTGCAGTTTGGAAAAGGTTCTTCAACTTTTTGATGAGGCTCAAGAAGAACCCAGAAAGGAGGCAAGGAAAAAATCATGGCTAGCTGGAATTGGCATGGGGTCTGCTCAATGCCTGACTTTCATGTCATGGGCTCTGGACTTCTGGTATGGTGGCACATTGGTGAAAAAGGGAGAAATTTCAGCTGGGGatgtttttaaaacatttttcatcTTAGTTAGCACTGGAAAAGTTATAGCTGATGCCGGAAGCATGACTTCTGATCTAGCCAAAGGTTCAACTGCAATTGCATCCGTATTCAAAATTCTTGATCGGGAATCTCTCATTCCAGGCTCTTCAAAT gcAGAAGAAGGGTCAAGTGGAAGCAAGTTAGATAAAGTAACAGGCAAGATAGAGATGAAACAGGTAGATTTTGCATACCCAAGCAGGGCAGAGAATCTTGTGCTAAGACAATTTTGCTTGGAGGTGAAACCAGGAACAAGTGTTGGACTAGTAGGAAGAAGTGGGTGTGGAAAATCAACTGTAATTGGGTTGATTCAAAGATTTTACGATGTTGAGAGGGGTTCGGTGAAAATAGACGGGGTAGATGTAAGGGAGCTCGACCTTCAATGGCACAGAAGGCACACGGCGCTTGTCAGCCAGGAGCCGGTGATATATTCAGGCAGCATTCGGGATAACATTCTGTTTGGGAAGCTTGATGCTTCAGAAAATGAGGTGGTAGAAGCTGCAAGAGCTGCCAATGCTCATGAATTTATTTC ATCACTGAAAGATGGGTATAATACTGAATGCGGCGAAAGAGGAGTTCAGTTATCCGGAGGGCAGAAGCAAAGGATAGCAATTGCAAGAGCTATAATTAGGAACCCAACAATATTGCTATTAGATGAGGCAACAAGTGCTTTGGACGTGCAATCTGAGCAAGTTGTGCAAGAAGCATTGGATAAAATAATGGTGGGAAGGACGACGATTGTGGTAGCTCATCGCCTCAACACCATAAAAAAGCTCGATTCCATCGCCTTGGTTGCCGATGGGAAGGTTGTCGAACGAGGAACCTATGCCCAACTCAACCACATGCGCGGTGCCTTCTTTCACCTCGCCAGCCTTCAatcataa
- the LOC123195212 gene encoding putative ABC transporter B family member 8 isoform X2, translating into MLYGKYLLYLSKKAYKEYAKANTIVEQALSSIKTVYSFTAERRIIDRYSAILDRTTKLGIKQGIAKGLAVGSTGLAFAIWAFLAWYGSRLVMYKGESGGRIYAAGISFVLSGLSLGIALPEVKYFTEASVAATRIFNRIDRIPEIDGEDTEGLVLDKIQGEIEFEHVKFTYPSRPDSIVLQDFNLKVEAGKTVALVGASGSGKSTAIALLQRFYDADDGIVKIDGVDIRNLQLKWVRGKMGLVSQEHALFGTSIKENILFGKLDATMDEVIASAMAANAHNFIRQLPEGYETKVGERGALLSGGQKQRIAIARAIIKNPVILLLDEATSALDSESEKLVQNALDQASMGRTTLVVAHKLSTVRNADLIAVVGNGCIVEIGSHNELINRANGHYAKMAKMQRQFSCDDQELNPETHYSSVARSSGGRLSTSKSSPAVFASPLPVIDSPPKPEFHPPPSFCRLLSLNAPEWKQGLAGSLSAIAFGSVQPIYALTIGGMISAFFAKTHQEMQARIRTYSLIFSSLTLISLVLNLVQHYNFAYMGERLTKRIRIRMLEKILTFEAAWFDEEQNSSGALCSRLSNEASMVKSLVADRVSLLVQTTSAVTIAMILGLAMAWKLAIVMIAVQPLTILCFYTKKVLLSSVSTNFVKAQNHSTQIAAEAVINHRIVTSYCSLEKVLQLFDEAQEEPRKEARKKSWLAGIGMGSAQCLTFMSWALDFWYGGTLVKKGEISAGDVFKTFFILVSTGKVIADAGSMTSDLAKGSTAIASVFKILDRESLIPGSSNAEEGSSGSKLDKVTGKIEMKQVDFAYPSRAENLVLRQFCLEVKPGTSVGLVGRSGCGKSTVIGLIQRFYDVERGSVKIDGVDVRELDLQWHRRHTALVSQEPVIYSGSIRDNILFGKLDASENEVVEAARAANAHEFISSLKDGYNTECGERGVQLSGGQKQRIAIARAIIRNPTILLLDEATSALDVQSEQVVQEALDKIMVGRTTIVVAHRLNTIKKLDSIALVADGKVVERGTYAQLNHMRGAFFHLASLQS; encoded by the exons ATGCTTTACGGAAAATACCTTCTCTATCTGTCAAAGAAAGCCTACAAGGAGTATGCAAAAGCAAACACCATTGTAGAGCAGGCTTTGAGCTCGATTAAGACAGTGTATTCATTCACAGCTGAGCGGAGAATCATTGACAGATATTCAGCTATATTAGACAGAACAACGAAACTGGGAATTAAACAAGGCATAGCAAAAGGTTTGGCTGTGGGGAGCACGGGGCTAGCTTTTGCAATATGGGCTTTTCTTGCTTGGTATGGCAGTCGTTTGGTGATGTACAAAGGAGAAAGCGGTGGAAGGATCTATGCTGCTGGCATTTCCTTCGTATTGAGCGGACT ATCCCTTGGAATAGCACTTCCTGAAGTGAAGTACTTCACAGAAGCTTCAGTTGCAGCAACACGAATATTCAACAGGATTGATAGAATTCCTGAAATAGATGGTGAAGACACAGAAGGACTTGTATTAGACAAAATTCAAGGGGAAATAGAATTTGAGCATGTCAAATTCACCTACCCTTCTCGTCCTGATTCCATTGTACTGCAAGATTTCAATCTCAAAGTTGAAGCAGGAAAAACTGTGGCTCTTGTTGGGGCAAGTGGAAGTGGAAAATCAACTGCAATTGCACTTTTGCAACGCTTTTATGATGCAGATGATGGAATTGTGAAGATTGATGGTGTAGATATCAGAAACTTACAGTTGAAGTGGGTAAGAGGGAAAATGGGTCTTGTTAGTCAAGAACATGCATTGTTTGGGACATcaataaaggaaaatatattGTTTGGGAAGCTTGATGCCACCATGGATGAAGTCATTGCTTCAGCCATGGCTGCAAATGCTCATAATTTCATAAGACAACTTCCAGAAGGTTATGAAACAAAG GTTGGTGAACGTGGAGCACTTTTATCAGGTGGGCAAAAGCAGCGAATTGCTATTGCTAGAGCCATCATAAAGAACCCTGTGATTCTCCTACTTGATGAAGCAACAAGTGCTCTTGACTCTGAATCTGAAAAATTGGTGCAAAATGCTCTTGATCAAGCCTCTATGGGAAGAACCACACTg GTTGTAGCACATAAACTTTCAACAGTGAGGAATGCAGATCTTATAGCAGTGGTTGGTAATGGTTGCATCGTGGAAATAGGCTCACACAATGAACTCATCAACAGAGCAAATGGCCACTATGCAAAAATGGCAAAAATGCAGAGACAATTCAGTTGTGATGACCAAGAACTAAACCCAGAAACGCATTACTCATCGGTGGCAAGAAGTAGTGGTGGCCGGCTTAGCACATCGAAATCGAGCCCGGCTGTGTTTGCGTCACCATTACCCGTTATTGATAGCCCACCAAAGCCAGAATTTCACCCTCCACCCTCCTTCTGCAGGCTTCTCTCTTTGAATGCCCCCGAATGGAAGCAAGGCCTAGCTGGAAGCCTCTCAGCTATAGCCTTTGGCTCAGTGCAACCTATTTATGCCTTAACAATAGGAGGCATGATTTCAGCTTTCTTCGCAAAAACCCACCAAGAAATGCAAGCTCGAATTCGTACATATTCCttgattttttcttctcttaccTTGATTTCTCTTGTTTTGAATCTTGTTCAACATTACAATTTTGCTTATATGGGAGAGAGGTTAACCAAGAGAATCAGGATAAGAATGCTTGAAAAGATTCTAACATTTGAAGCTGCTTGGTTTGATGAAGAGCAAAATTCCAGTGGGGCCTTGTGTTCAAGATTGAGCAATGAAGCTTCCATGGTTAAGTCCTTGGTTGCAGACAGAGTATCTTTATTGGTTCAAACTACTTCTGCTGTCACCATTGCCATGATTTTGGGGTTAGCTATGGCTTGGAAACTAGCAATAGTTATGATTGCAGTCCAACCACTAACAATTCTGTGTTTCTATACAAAAAAAGTACTGCTCTCAAGTGTTTCAACAAATTTTGTAAAGGCACAAAATCACAGTACTCAAATCGCTGCAGAAGCAGTGATTAATCATAGAATTGTAACTTCATACTGCAGTTTGGAAAAGGTTCTTCAACTTTTTGATGAGGCTCAAGAAGAACCCAGAAAGGAGGCAAGGAAAAAATCATGGCTAGCTGGAATTGGCATGGGGTCTGCTCAATGCCTGACTTTCATGTCATGGGCTCTGGACTTCTGGTATGGTGGCACATTGGTGAAAAAGGGAGAAATTTCAGCTGGGGatgtttttaaaacatttttcatcTTAGTTAGCACTGGAAAAGTTATAGCTGATGCCGGAAGCATGACTTCTGATCTAGCCAAAGGTTCAACTGCAATTGCATCCGTATTCAAAATTCTTGATCGGGAATCTCTCATTCCAGGCTCTTCAAAT gcAGAAGAAGGGTCAAGTGGAAGCAAGTTAGATAAAGTAACAGGCAAGATAGAGATGAAACAGGTAGATTTTGCATACCCAAGCAGGGCAGAGAATCTTGTGCTAAGACAATTTTGCTTGGAGGTGAAACCAGGAACAAGTGTTGGACTAGTAGGAAGAAGTGGGTGTGGAAAATCAACTGTAATTGGGTTGATTCAAAGATTTTACGATGTTGAGAGGGGTTCGGTGAAAATAGACGGGGTAGATGTAAGGGAGCTCGACCTTCAATGGCACAGAAGGCACACGGCGCTTGTCAGCCAGGAGCCGGTGATATATTCAGGCAGCATTCGGGATAACATTCTGTTTGGGAAGCTTGATGCTTCAGAAAATGAGGTGGTAGAAGCTGCAAGAGCTGCCAATGCTCATGAATTTATTTC ATCACTGAAAGATGGGTATAATACTGAATGCGGCGAAAGAGGAGTTCAGTTATCCGGAGGGCAGAAGCAAAGGATAGCAATTGCAAGAGCTATAATTAGGAACCCAACAATATTGCTATTAGATGAGGCAACAAGTGCTTTGGACGTGCAATCTGAGCAAGTTGTGCAAGAAGCATTGGATAAAATAATGGTGGGAAGGACGACGATTGTGGTAGCTCATCGCCTCAACACCATAAAAAAGCTCGATTCCATCGCCTTGGTTGCCGATGGGAAGGTTGTCGAACGAGGAACCTATGCCCAACTCAACCACATGCGCGGTGCCTTCTTTCACCTCGCCAGCCTTCAatcataa
- the LOC123195214 gene encoding pseudo histidine-containing phosphotransfer protein 5-like — translation MEDLKQQIVAMRQSFFDEEILDNHFIQLEQLGSEENPNFAKEVVTVFLNDSMNNLAIIEDEMKKSPVDHLTVDRYLHQLKGSSASIGANKIKIAVNKARDACREGDIEGSRASLQVLRREVESFKAKLETYYQLVAQVHP, via the exons ATGGAGGATTTGAAACAACAGATTGTTGCAATGAGGCAATCCTTCTTCGATGAG GAAATTCTGGATAATCATTTCATTCAACTGGAACAACTGGGAAGCGAAGAAAATCCGAATTTTGCCAAGGAAGTGGTCACCGTGTTCTTGAATGATTCGATGAACAATTTAGCAATAATTGAGGATGAAAT GAAAAAATCTCCGGTCGATCACCTTACGGTCGACAGGTACCTTCATCAGCTAAAAGGTAGCAGTGCCAG CATTGGTGccaacaaaattaagattgcAGTTAATAAAGCAAGAGACGCTTGCAGGGAAGGAGATATCGAAGG TTCGAGGGCCTCTTTACAGGTGCTGAGAAGGGAGGTCGAGTCTTTTAAGGCTAAACTGGAGACCTACTATCAG ctGGTAGCACAAGTTCATCCATGA